A stretch of Gorilla gorilla gorilla isolate KB3781 chromosome 9, NHGRI_mGorGor1-v2.1_pri, whole genome shotgun sequence DNA encodes these proteins:
- the LOC101141682 gene encoding olfactory receptor 52I2 gives MYQQILWDCILLIHHLCINGKKVSPVMLGPAYNHTMETPASFLLVGIPGLQSSHLWLAISLSAMYIIALLGNTIIVTAIWMDSTRHEPMYCFLCVLAAVDIVMASSVVPKMVSIFCSGDSSISFSACFTQMFFVHLATAVETGLLLIMAFDRYVAICKPLHYKRILTPQVMLGMSMAITIRAVTFMTPLSWMVSHLPFCGSNVVLHSYCEHIALARLACADPVPSSLYSLIGSSIMVGSDVAFIAASYILILRAVFGLSSKTAQLKALSTCGSHVGVMALYYLPGMASIYAAWLGQDIVPLHTQVLLADLYVIIPATLNPIIYGMRTKQLRERIWSYLMHVLFDHSNLGS, from the coding sequence atGTATCAACAAATCTTATGGGACTGCATTCTTCTCATACATCATTTGTGCATTAACGGGAAAAAAGTCTCACCTGTGATGCTGGGTCCAGCTTATAACCACACAATGGAAacccctgcctccttcctccttgTGGGTATCCCAGGACTGCAATCTTCACATCTTTGGCTGGCTATCTCACTGAGTGCCATGTACATCATAGCCCTGTTAGGAAACACCATCATCGTGACTGCAATCTGGATGGATTCCACTCGGCATGAGCCCATGTATTGCTTTCTGTGTGTTCTGGCTGCTGTGGACATTGTTATGGCCTCCTCGGTGGTACCCAAGATGGTGAGCATCTTCTGCTCAGGAGACAGCTCCATCAGCTTTAGTGCTTGTTTCACTCAGATGTTTTTTGTCCACTTAGCCACAGCTGTGGAGACGGGGCTGCTGCTGATCATGGCTTTTGACCGCTATGTAGCCATCTGCAAGCCTCTACACTACAAGAGAATTCTCACGCCTCAAGTGATGCTGGGAATGAGTATGGCCATCACCATCAGAGCTGTCACATTCATGACTCCACTGAGTTGGATGGTGAGTCATCTACCTTTCTGTGGCTCCAATGTGGTTCTCCACTCCTACTGTGAGCACATAGCTTTGGCCAGGTTAGCATGTGCTGACCCCGTGCCCAGCAGTCTCTACAGTCTGATTGGTTCCTCTATTATGGTGGGCTCTGATGTGGCCTTCATTGCTGCCTCCTATATCTTAATTCTCAGGGCAGTATTTGGTCTCTCCTCAAAGACTGCTCAGTTGAAAGCATTAAGCACATGTGGCTCCCATGTGGGGGTTATGGCTTTGTACTATCTACCTGGGATGGCATCCATCTATGCGGCCTGGTTGGGGCAGGATATAGTGCCCTTGCACACCCAAGTCCTGCTAGCTGACCTGTACGTGATCATCCCAGCCACCTTAAATCCCATCATCTATGGCATGAGGACCAAACAATTGCGGGAGAGAATATGGAGTTATCTGATGCATGTCCTCTTTGACCATTCCAACCTGGGTTCATGA